The following are from one region of the Actinoplanes sp. L3-i22 genome:
- a CDS encoding STAS domain-containing protein, translated as MGEVRCVIHRNPGKTGSTVFLHLDGCFDRQSSADLRKELKQAFGRSRGARVVVDMAGVDLIGSECIEVLLVGYTRAMRSGHGYEVVNAEGHVRQALEATGLCPRSDDNLYAPATGDAIEAALAELA; from the coding sequence ATGGGCGAAGTGCGCTGTGTGATCCACCGCAATCCGGGCAAGACCGGCTCGACCGTCTTCCTGCACCTGGACGGCTGTTTCGACCGGCAGTCCAGCGCCGACCTGCGCAAAGAGCTGAAGCAGGCGTTCGGCCGGTCGCGTGGCGCCCGGGTCGTCGTCGACATGGCCGGCGTGGACCTGATCGGCAGTGAGTGCATCGAGGTCCTGCTGGTCGGCTACACCCGCGCGATGCGCAGCGGCCACGGGTACGAAGTGGTCAATGCCGAAGGTCATGTCCGGCAGGCGCTGGAGGCCACCGGTCTGTGTCCGCGAAGTGACGACAACCTCTACGCCCCCGCCACCGGGGATGCCATCGAGGCGGCTCTCGCCGAGCTCGCCTGA